In Salipiger profundus, one genomic interval encodes:
- a CDS encoding branched-chain amino acid ABC transporter permease produces MDTFLQIVANGLMLGGLFAIVAVGLTLIFGIVKVINFAHGEFLMVGMYLTFLLSTGLDVHPYLTAAAVAPALFVLGALTQRLLIQPLMTARDEHVQIFATVGLSTALMNLALLIFGADIANTPAHGVRSQVMLGEVRILTGQLWVFVAAIVLVIGLQLFMKKTRTGRAIRATAQNRAAARLMGINDKFIYILTFGLGAACVGLGSSLIAPLYPTSPTIGTYFVLIAFVCVVLGGLGSIPGAFFGALVIGLVDALSGFYIGSDLREAVVFTIFLLILILKPSGLFGTRMNLSHVSP; encoded by the coding sequence ATGGACACCTTTCTTCAGATTGTCGCCAACGGGCTGATGCTCGGCGGGCTCTTCGCCATCGTGGCGGTCGGGCTCACCCTGATCTTCGGCATCGTCAAGGTGATCAACTTCGCCCACGGCGAGTTCCTCATGGTCGGCATGTACCTGACCTTCCTGCTGAGCACCGGGCTCGACGTGCACCCCTACCTGACCGCCGCCGCCGTGGCGCCCGCCCTCTTCGTGCTGGGCGCGCTGACCCAGCGGCTGCTGATCCAGCCGCTGATGACGGCGCGCGACGAACACGTCCAGATCTTCGCCACGGTCGGCCTGTCGACGGCGCTGATGAACCTCGCGCTGCTGATCTTCGGCGCCGACATCGCCAACACCCCGGCGCACGGCGTGCGCAGCCAGGTGATGCTCGGCGAGGTGCGGATCCTGACCGGGCAGCTCTGGGTCTTCGTCGCCGCCATCGTGCTGGTGATCGGCCTTCAGCTCTTCATGAAGAAGACCCGCACCGGCCGCGCCATCCGCGCCACCGCGCAGAACCGCGCCGCCGCGCGTCTCATGGGGATCAACGACAAGTTCATCTACATCCTGACCTTCGGGCTCGGCGCCGCCTGCGTCGGTCTCGGCTCGTCGCTGATCGCGCCGCTCTACCCGACGTCGCCGACCATCGGCACCTACTTCGTGCTGATCGCCTTCGTCTGCGTCGTGCTCGGGGGGCTGGGCTCGATCCCCGGCGCCTTCTTCGGGGCGCTGGTCATCGGGCTCGTGGATGCGCTGTCGGGCTTCTACATCGGCTCGGACCTGCGCGAGGCCGTGGTGTTCACGATCTTCCTGCTGATCCTCATCCTGAAACCGTCGGGCCTGTTCGGCACCCGCATGAACCTGAGCCACGTATCGCCATGA
- a CDS encoding ABC transporter substrate-binding protein, giving the protein MKLKALLAATAVSALVAGAAQADVKFGALFPFSGGLALLGEESFRGVELAVEEINAAGGIQGEQIELVRGDAVDNNQAIGEARRLISREGVKAILGTYSSSRSIAASQVAELSGIPYFELGAVADEVTGRDLQYLYRTNPTAETMGIMTIDMIVDKIAPGLGVEPSELKIGVIHEDSAYGTSVAGHQEEYGAEKGLNIVTVQGYPSSTVDMSSLVLDLKDRDVDVVLQTSYQNDSVLFLNQSAEAGFEPDAIIGGGGGYSLTATAEAVGDKMEGVLDVDFTQYAVNTEFTPGLEDFLSAYQDKYGEDPRSGHSLNNYVGAMAILEGIGEGEGFEPDQIVAAVEAIDIPSGETAAGYGVKFGEQNQNERAMMMGMQWQGGKLVTVYPSDAAVADFMVGD; this is encoded by the coding sequence ATGAAACTCAAGGCATTGCTTGCCGCCACCGCCGTCTCCGCGCTTGTCGCGGGCGCGGCCCAGGCCGACGTCAAGTTCGGCGCGCTGTTCCCGTTCTCGGGCGGGCTCGCGCTGCTGGGCGAGGAAAGCTTCCGCGGCGTCGAGCTGGCGGTGGAGGAGATCAACGCCGCCGGCGGCATCCAGGGCGAGCAGATCGAGCTGGTGCGCGGCGACGCGGTCGACAACAACCAGGCCATCGGCGAGGCCCGCCGGCTGATCAGCCGCGAGGGCGTCAAGGCGATCCTCGGCACCTATTCCTCGTCGCGCTCGATCGCGGCGAGCCAGGTCGCCGAGCTGTCGGGCATCCCCTACTTCGAGCTCGGCGCCGTCGCCGACGAGGTCACTGGCCGCGACCTGCAGTATCTCTACCGCACCAACCCGACCGCCGAGACGATGGGCATCATGACCATCGACATGATCGTCGACAAGATCGCGCCCGGCCTCGGGGTCGAGCCCTCGGAGCTGAAGATCGGCGTGATCCACGAGGACAGCGCCTATGGCACTTCGGTCGCCGGCCACCAGGAGGAATACGGCGCCGAGAAGGGGCTCAACATCGTCACCGTGCAGGGCTACCCGAGCTCGACCGTGGACATGTCGTCGCTCGTGCTCGACCTCAAGGACCGCGACGTCGACGTGGTGCTGCAGACCTCCTACCAGAACGACTCGGTGCTGTTCCTCAACCAGTCCGCCGAGGCCGGCTTCGAGCCCGACGCCATCATCGGCGGCGGCGGTGGCTACTCGCTGACCGCGACCGCCGAGGCGGTGGGCGACAAGATGGAGGGCGTGCTCGACGTGGACTTCACGCAATACGCCGTGAACACCGAGTTCACCCCCGGTCTCGAGGACTTCCTGTCGGCCTACCAGGACAAGTACGGCGAGGATCCGCGCTCGGGTCACTCGCTGAACAACTACGTGGGTGCCATGGCCATTCTCGAGGGCATCGGCGAGGGCGAGGGCTTCGAGCCCGACCAGATCGTCGCGGCGGTCGAGGCGATCGACATCCCCTCGGGCGAGACGGCGGCCGGTTACGGCGTGAAGTTCGGCGAGCAGAACCAGAACGAACGCGCGATGATGATGGGGATGCAGTGGCAGGGCGGCAAGCTCGTCACCGTCTACCCCAGTGACGCCGCCGTGGCCGACTTCATGGTCGGCGACTGA
- a CDS encoding acetolactate synthase catalytic subunit, translated as MTVMDRPAANTTGAHVMAAALARHGVTEIFGQSLPSALILAAPHYGIRQVGYRTENGGAAMADAYARLSGRVPVVTAQNGPAATLLVPGLAEAYKASVPTVAIVQDVHRKFTDKNAFQELDHFALFDGVSKWVRRVADVERIDDYIDMAFTAAASGRPGPAVLLVPLDVLDERPELSPDAPRRQADLGQWPLDRMGADPARVAEAAALLAEAERPVVIAGGGVHGSQAVEALGRLQEMGLPVATTVMGKGAVAETHPLSLGVVGYFMAPGGMASHQRELVSDADVVLLVGNRTNQNGTDSWSLYPKGARYIHIDIDGGEIGRNYEALRLKGDARLTLDQLADALGQHDLSAMHTRRPALETRIGEGRAAHARDMETLIDWEAAPIRPERLMRDLDSVLPEDGIAVADASYASIWIANGLTARRAGQRFLTPRGLAGLGWGLPFAIGAKAARPDAPVVCLTGDGGFGHVWGELETARRMKLPVVVVVLNNQILGYQKHAELSLFGDHTDVVHFTAVDHAAIARAVGCHGVRVERPEQFLPALEEAMGKDDVTVIDVVTDERAHPPITSFQGKEALDY; from the coding sequence ATGACCGTCATGGACCGCCCCGCCGCCAACACCACCGGTGCCCATGTCATGGCCGCCGCCCTCGCGCGCCACGGCGTGACCGAGATCTTCGGCCAGTCGCTGCCCTCGGCGCTGATCCTCGCCGCGCCGCACTACGGCATCCGGCAGGTCGGCTACCGCACCGAGAACGGCGGCGCCGCGATGGCCGACGCCTATGCCCGGCTGTCGGGCCGGGTGCCGGTCGTCACCGCGCAGAACGGCCCCGCCGCCACGCTGCTGGTGCCGGGGCTGGCCGAGGCCTACAAGGCCTCGGTGCCGACCGTCGCCATCGTGCAGGACGTGCACCGCAAGTTCACCGACAAGAACGCCTTCCAGGAGCTCGACCATTTCGCGCTGTTCGACGGCGTGTCGAAATGGGTGCGCCGGGTGGCCGACGTCGAGCGCATCGACGACTACATCGACATGGCCTTCACCGCCGCCGCCTCGGGGCGGCCGGGGCCGGCGGTGCTGCTGGTGCCGCTCGACGTGCTCGACGAGCGCCCCGAGCTTTCCCCCGACGCGCCGCGCCGGCAGGCCGATCTCGGCCAATGGCCGCTCGACCGCATGGGCGCCGATCCGGCCCGCGTCGCCGAGGCCGCGGCGCTGCTGGCAGAGGCCGAGCGGCCGGTGGTGATCGCCGGTGGCGGCGTGCACGGCTCGCAGGCGGTCGAGGCGCTGGGGCGCCTGCAGGAGATGGGACTGCCGGTCGCGACCACCGTGATGGGCAAGGGCGCGGTTGCCGAGACGCATCCGCTGTCGCTGGGCGTCGTGGGCTACTTCATGGCACCGGGCGGGATGGCCTCGCACCAGCGCGAGCTGGTGAGCGATGCCGACGTGGTGCTGCTGGTGGGCAACCGCACCAACCAGAACGGCACCGACAGCTGGTCGCTCTATCCCAAGGGCGCGCGTTACATCCATATCGACATCGACGGCGGCGAGATCGGGCGCAACTACGAGGCGCTGCGGCTCAAGGGCGACGCCCGGCTGACGCTCGACCAGCTTGCGGACGCGCTCGGCCAGCACGACCTGTCGGCGATGCACACCCGGCGCCCGGCGCTCGAGACGCGCATCGGCGAGGGCCGCGCGGCGCATGCGCGCGACATGGAGACGCTGATCGACTGGGAGGCCGCGCCGATCCGCCCCGAGCGTCTGATGCGCGACCTCGACAGCGTGCTGCCCGAGGACGGCATCGCCGTGGCCGACGCGAGCTATGCCTCGATCTGGATCGCCAACGGGCTCACGGCCCGCCGCGCCGGCCAGCGCTTCCTGACGCCGCGCGGGCTTGCCGGTCTCGGCTGGGGGCTGCCTTTCGCCATCGGCGCCAAGGCCGCGCGCCCGGATGCGCCGGTGGTCTGCCTCACCGGCGACGGCGGCTTCGGCCACGTCTGGGGCGAACTCGAGACCGCGCGGCGGATGAAGCTGCCGGTGGTGGTCGTGGTGCTCAACAACCAGATCCTCGGCTACCAGAAGCACGCCGAGCTCAGCCTCTTCGGAGACCATACCGACGTGGTGCATTTCACCGCCGTCGATCACGCGGCCATCGCCCGCGCGGTGGGCTGCCACGGTGTCCGGGTCGAGCGCCCGGAGCAGTTCCTGCCCGCGCTGGAGGAGGCGATGGGCAAGGACGACGTCACCGTCATCGACGTGGTGACCGACGAGCGGGCACACCCGCCGATCACCTCGTTCCAAGGCAAGGAGGCGCTCGACTACTGA
- a CDS encoding NAD(P)H-quinone oxidoreductase produces the protein MTDTTRAVIAEGAGGPEVLRVVETARPDPGPGQLLIEVHAAGVNRPDVMQRQGNYPPPPGASDVFGLELAGVVAALGPDVTGFEIGDRVMGLVHSGAYADWAVLDAPIAIPVPEGLSMAEAGAVPETFFTVWSNVFERAALQPGETLLIHGGTSGIGTTAIQLARALGSTVIVTAGSDAKCEAALKLGADHAINYRTQDFVEVARELTGGTGPDVILDMIGGPYMQRNIDLLAPDGRISQIAFQQGSKAEVDFLPLLMKRGTLTASTLRARPVEMKAKLARALTEHVVPLLASGKVRPPVDSTFPLEDVASAHARMDGGEHVGKIVLLMKSET, from the coding sequence ATGACCGATACGACGCGCGCCGTGATTGCGGAGGGGGCCGGCGGCCCCGAGGTTCTGCGCGTGGTCGAGACCGCGCGCCCCGACCCCGGTCCCGGCCAGCTGCTGATCGAGGTTCACGCCGCCGGGGTCAACCGGCCCGACGTGATGCAGCGGCAGGGCAACTACCCGCCGCCGCCGGGCGCCTCGGACGTGTTCGGGCTGGAGCTGGCAGGCGTCGTCGCGGCGCTCGGGCCCGATGTCACCGGCTTCGAGATCGGCGACCGGGTGATGGGGCTCGTGCATTCCGGCGCCTATGCCGACTGGGCGGTGCTCGACGCGCCGATCGCCATTCCGGTGCCCGAGGGGCTGAGCATGGCCGAGGCCGGCGCGGTGCCCGAGACCTTCTTCACCGTCTGGTCGAACGTCTTCGAGCGCGCCGCGCTGCAGCCGGGCGAGACGCTGCTGATCCACGGCGGCACCTCCGGCATCGGCACCACCGCGATCCAGCTTGCCAGGGCGCTCGGCTCCACCGTCATCGTGACCGCCGGCAGCGACGCGAAATGCGAGGCGGCGCTGAAGCTCGGAGCCGATCACGCCATCAACTACCGCACGCAGGATTTTGTCGAAGTCGCCCGCGAACTCACCGGCGGCACCGGCCCGGATGTCATCCTCGACATGATCGGCGGTCCCTACATGCAGCGCAACATCGACCTCTTGGCGCCTGACGGGCGGATCTCGCAGATCGCCTTCCAGCAGGGCAGCAAGGCCGAGGTCGACTTCCTGCCGCTGCTGATGAAGCGCGGCACGCTCACCGCCTCGACCCTGCGGGCGCGGCCCGTGGAGATGAAGGCGAAGCTCGCCCGCGCGCTGACCGAGCACGTCGTGCCGCTGCTGGCCAGCGGCAAGGTGCGGCCGCCGGTCGATTCCACCTTTCCGCTCGAGGATGTCGCCAGCGCCCATGCCCGCATGGATGGCGGCGAGCACGTCGGAAAGATCGTCCTTCTCATGAAATCGGAGACCTGA
- a CDS encoding zinc-dependent alcohol dehydrogenase, translating into MLALRKTRAGRGVDLVRTGFDGPEPGPGEVEVAIRAAGICGSDLHAAAWDPSYGFMEPFLPLTIGHEFAGAVTATGSGVAGLEVGDRVVCWPTVPCGDCDGCRAGRPSACEARRIVGLHRDGGFAERVRVPAGVLHRIPDALAFDRAALTEPLSIAVNAVDVAEVGAGDRVVVLGPGPIGAACAFVAQERGARVLLVGLNDGARLRIAERMGIAVTCDLSEQGLDAAVRETFGGRCDRVIEATGAAASVGQGLSVLRPEGIFVAAGIHAQPCELDLSRLVREKKQLRGVHDTTARAFAEAIALLARRGDALAHLITHRLPLAEGEAAFDLARGGGAMKVLLLPDQTKGQTT; encoded by the coding sequence ATGCTTGCGTTGCGCAAGACACGTGCCGGGAGAGGTGTGGACCTCGTCCGGACAGGCTTTGACGGCCCCGAGCCCGGCCCCGGCGAGGTCGAGGTCGCGATCCGTGCCGCGGGCATCTGCGGCAGCGACCTGCACGCCGCGGCCTGGGATCCGAGCTACGGCTTCATGGAGCCCTTCCTGCCGCTGACCATCGGCCACGAGTTCGCCGGCGCCGTGACCGCCACGGGCAGCGGGGTGGCGGGTCTCGAAGTCGGCGACCGGGTGGTCTGCTGGCCGACGGTGCCCTGCGGCGACTGCGACGGATGCCGGGCCGGCCGGCCGTCGGCCTGCGAGGCGCGGCGGATCGTCGGGCTGCATCGCGACGGCGGCTTCGCCGAGCGGGTGCGGGTGCCGGCGGGCGTGCTGCACCGCATTCCCGACGCGCTGGCCTTCGACCGTGCCGCGCTGACCGAGCCGCTGTCGATCGCGGTCAATGCCGTCGACGTGGCCGAGGTGGGCGCCGGCGACCGCGTGGTGGTGCTGGGCCCCGGTCCGATCGGCGCCGCGTGTGCCTTCGTCGCGCAGGAGCGCGGCGCGCGGGTGCTGCTGGTCGGGCTGAACGACGGCGCGCGGCTGCGCATCGCCGAGCGCATGGGCATCGCGGTGACCTGCGACCTGTCGGAGCAAGGGCTGGACGCCGCCGTTCGCGAGACCTTCGGCGGCCGCTGCGACCGGGTGATCGAGGCGACCGGCGCCGCGGCGTCGGTCGGGCAGGGGCTGTCGGTGCTTCGCCCCGAGGGGATCTTCGTCGCCGCCGGCATCCACGCGCAGCCCTGCGAACTCGACCTGTCGCGGCTGGTGCGCGAGAAGAAGCAGCTGCGCGGCGTCCACGACACCACCGCGCGGGCCTTTGCCGAGGCCATCGCGCTGCTGGCGCGGCGCGGCGACGCGCTCGCGCATCTCATCACCCATCGCCTGCCGCTCGCCGAGGGCGAGGCGGCCTTCGACCTCGCCCGCGGCGGCGGGGCGATGAAGGTGCTTCTTCTTCCTGACCAGACCAAAGGACAGACGACATGA
- a CDS encoding GntR family transcriptional regulator yields the protein MSEISNDWAKPIERENLSDRAYTTIRNALMRGQLKPGERLRLRPLSERFGISLTPMREALLRLVFERAMTFDERGTVVVPSLTLAQLQEIRSIRMDLEGKAAASAAAHVTPEELQTLRDIQAGIADCHARQSFADAVHLNTEFHLGLCRAGRLPITYDLVENLWVRCGPILSHLYDAGVPPNWVPHPHERILDALEAGDAEAAEAGIRFDIEMGGQGLLKHVSAGG from the coding sequence ATGTCAGAAATTTCAAACGACTGGGCCAAGCCCATCGAACGCGAAAACCTGAGCGACCGGGCCTACACCACGATTCGAAACGCCCTGATGCGCGGCCAGCTGAAGCCCGGAGAGCGGCTTCGCCTGCGCCCGCTGTCGGAACGCTTCGGCATCTCGCTGACCCCCATGCGCGAGGCGCTGTTGCGGCTGGTGTTCGAACGCGCGATGACCTTCGACGAGCGGGGAACCGTGGTGGTGCCCTCGCTGACGCTGGCCCAGTTGCAGGAAATCCGCAGCATCCGCATGGACCTCGAGGGCAAGGCGGCAGCCTCGGCCGCGGCCCACGTCACCCCCGAGGAGCTGCAGACGCTGCGCGACATCCAGGCGGGCATCGCCGACTGCCACGCCCGCCAGTCCTTTGCCGACGCGGTGCATCTGAACACCGAGTTCCACCTCGGGCTCTGCCGCGCCGGGCGGCTGCCGATCACCTACGACCTGGTCGAGAACCTCTGGGTGCGCTGCGGCCCGATCCTGTCGCATCTCTACGACGCGGGCGTGCCGCCGAACTGGGTGCCGCACCCGCACGAACGCATCCTCGACGCGCTCGAGGCCGGCGACGCCGAGGCCGCCGAGGCCGGCATCCGCTTCGACATCGAGATGGGCGGACAGGGCCTGCTGAAACACGTCTCCGCCGGGGGCTGA
- a CDS encoding rhodanese-like domain-containing protein has product MLNPVLKPVLTAALVLAATAATADPVGITRDMMSVTVDTPQGPVEIARVQDNDAVFEGDFARIARPCPDFCIQPMIPAEGVTPVGELEMLAFLNDPEVVVIDGRVRRDFAGGSIPGAINVPYTEASDRLGELGCEPDFDGWICDGDDVKSVALYCNGPWCGQSPTAARRMIAAGFPAGKLYYYRAGMQGWRMLGLTVAMPE; this is encoded by the coding sequence ATGCTGAACCCCGTGCTGAAACCCGTTCTGACGGCGGCCCTCGTGCTCGCTGCAACCGCCGCCACGGCGGACCCGGTCGGCATCACCCGCGACATGATGAGCGTCACCGTCGACACCCCGCAGGGCCCCGTCGAGATCGCGCGGGTGCAGGACAACGACGCCGTGTTCGAGGGCGATTTCGCCCGCATCGCACGCCCCTGCCCCGATTTCTGCATCCAGCCGATGATCCCCGCCGAGGGCGTGACCCCGGTCGGCGAACTGGAAATGCTGGCGTTCCTGAACGATCCCGAGGTGGTGGTGATCGACGGCCGGGTGCGCCGCGACTTCGCCGGCGGCTCGATTCCCGGCGCGATCAACGTGCCCTACACCGAGGCGTCGGACCGGCTCGGAGAGCTCGGCTGCGAGCCGGATTTCGACGGCTGGATCTGCGACGGAGACGACGTGAAATCCGTGGCGCTCTACTGCAACGGCCCGTGGTGCGGCCAGTCTCCCACCGCCGCCCGCCGGATGATCGCGGCAGGCTTCCCGGCCGGGAAACTCTACTACTATCGCGCCGGCATGCAGGGCTGGCGGATGCTGGGCCTCACGGTCGCGATGCCGGAGTAA
- a CDS encoding transketolase family protein, producing the protein MTHDSMARKYEPRQVPKGGNVATSAMIASLAAEGYDATPAPFGHALVEAARADERIVGLSADLSKYTDLHVFANAMPDRFYQMGMAEQLLMSAAAGMAREGFVPFATTYAVFAARRAYDFIAMAIAEENLPVKIACALPGLTTGYGPSHQATEDLAIFRGLPNMVLIDPCDACDVAGMVPAMIAHDGPVYARLLRGKVPTVLTRHKPDYRFELGRAQMIREGHDVLVISSGIMTMRALDAAEKLAGDNVDVAVLHVPTIKPLDTGTILAEAGRSGRLVVTAENHTVNGGLGEAVAGTLLRAGVTPEFRMIGLPDAFLEAGALPTLHDMYGLSVEKVAEQIRGWL; encoded by the coding sequence ATGACCCATGATTCCATGGCCCGGAAGTACGAACCCCGGCAGGTGCCGAAGGGCGGCAACGTCGCCACGTCCGCGATGATCGCCTCGCTTGCCGCCGAAGGGTATGACGCCACCCCCGCGCCCTTCGGGCACGCGCTGGTCGAGGCGGCCAGGGCCGACGAGCGCATCGTGGGGCTGTCGGCGGACCTGTCGAAATATACCGACCTGCACGTCTTCGCCAACGCGATGCCCGACCGCTTCTACCAGATGGGCATGGCCGAGCAGCTGCTGATGTCGGCCGCCGCCGGGATGGCGCGCGAGGGCTTCGTCCCCTTCGCCACCACCTACGCGGTCTTCGCCGCGCGGCGGGCCTATGACTTCATTGCCATGGCCATCGCCGAGGAGAACCTGCCGGTCAAGATCGCCTGCGCGCTGCCCGGCCTGACCACCGGCTACGGCCCCAGCCACCAGGCGACCGAGGACCTTGCGATCTTCCGTGGCCTGCCGAACATGGTGCTGATCGACCCCTGCGACGCCTGCGACGTGGCCGGCATGGTGCCCGCGATGATCGCCCACGACGGGCCGGTCTACGCCCGCCTGCTGCGCGGCAAGGTGCCCACGGTGCTGACCCGCCACAAGCCCGACTACCGCTTCGAGCTGGGTCGCGCCCAGATGATCCGCGAGGGGCACGACGTGCTGGTGATCTCGTCGGGGATCATGACCATGCGGGCACTCGACGCGGCGGAGAAGCTCGCCGGCGACAACGTCGACGTGGCGGTGCTGCACGTGCCGACCATCAAGCCGCTCGACACCGGGACGATCCTCGCCGAGGCGGGCCGGTCGGGGCGGCTGGTCGTCACCGCCGAGAACCACACGGTGAACGGCGGCCTCGGCGAGGCGGTGGCGGGCACGCTGCTGCGCGCGGGGGTGACGCCGGAGTTCCGCATGATCGGCCTGCCGGACGCGTTCCTCGAGGCCGGCGCCCTGCCGACGCTGCACGACATGTACGGCCTGTCGGTCGAGAAGGTCGCCGAGCAGATCCGCGGCTGGCTCTGA
- a CDS encoding transketolase produces the protein MTDTPQPGAGSNMSLEMRAWNIRRKALRMGEVQGQGYIGQALGVADVLATSYFHAMRLRPDDPEWEGRDRFYLSIGHYAIALYSALMEAGILPEEELETYGMDDSRMPMSGMASYTPGMEITGGSLGHGLGIAVGAALGLKRKRSDSVVYNLMSDGELGEGSTWEAVMSAVQWKLDNLICIVDFNNQQADGPSRDALAVGPEAPKWEAFGWHAQEVDGNDLGALVAAFDAARNLAEPKPRVIICNTTMCKGVDFLEARESNHFVRVEADEWAQALAKLDEGKPQ, from the coding sequence ATGACCGACACCCCACAGCCCGGCGCGGGCTCGAACATGTCGCTCGAGATGCGCGCCTGGAACATCCGCCGCAAGGCGCTGCGCATGGGCGAGGTGCAGGGACAGGGCTACATCGGGCAGGCGCTCGGCGTCGCCGACGTGCTCGCCACGTCCTATTTCCACGCGATGCGCCTGCGCCCCGACGACCCCGAGTGGGAGGGGCGCGACCGCTTCTACCTGTCCATAGGCCACTACGCGATCGCGCTCTACTCGGCGCTGATGGAGGCGGGCATCCTGCCCGAGGAAGAGCTCGAGACCTACGGCATGGATGACAGCCGGATGCCGATGTCGGGCATGGCCTCGTACACGCCGGGGATGGAGATCACCGGCGGCTCGCTCGGCCACGGGCTCGGCATCGCCGTGGGCGCGGCGCTGGGACTCAAGCGCAAGCGCAGCGACAGCGTCGTCTACAACCTGATGTCCGACGGCGAGCTCGGCGAGGGCTCGACCTGGGAGGCGGTGATGTCCGCCGTGCAATGGAAGCTCGACAACCTGATCTGCATCGTCGACTTCAACAACCAGCAGGCCGACGGCCCGTCGCGCGATGCGCTGGCGGTCGGTCCCGAGGCGCCCAAGTGGGAGGCCTTCGGCTGGCACGCGCAGGAGGTCGACGGCAACGATCTCGGCGCGCTGGTCGCGGCCTTCGATGCCGCGCGCAACCTCGCGGAGCCGAAGCCGCGGGTGATCATCTGCAACACCACCATGTGCAAGGGCGTCGATTTCCTCGAGGCGCGCGAGTCGAACCACTTCGTCCGCGTCGAGGCCGACGAATGGGCGCAGGCGCTTGCGAAGCTGGACGAGGGGAAACCGCAATGA